The genomic interval AGCGATCTTCAGAGTCACAACAAGACGATCAAAAGTTCCATCGACGACTTGAGCCAGGCGCAGGAAAAGAAGCGCATGCTGCAACTGCTCGGCACCATTCTGACCACCACCACCTCGATCCACTCCTCGGTGGAAGACGCCCATCTCGATCTCGCCGCCACCAAGATGGCGCTGGAGCACATCAAGAACGAGCTGCAGGAAAGCCGCCACCTGATGCAGGAAGACTGGCTCACCGGCGCCCAGAACCGGCGCGCCATGGACATGGTACTGACCAAGGAAGTCGCTCGCGCCCAGCGCAGCGCCACCAAGCTGACGGTGGCGATGCTGGACCTGGACTATTTCAAGCGCATCAACGACGAATTCGGCCACGACGCCGGCGACAAGCTGCTGCAGCACCTGACCCTGATCACCAAGGCGGTGCTGCGCGAGGCGGATTCCCTGATCCGCTACGGCGGCGAAGAATTCCTCATCATCCTGCCGGAAACCGACATCAACGGCGCGCAGTTCGTCATGGACCGCCTCAAGCAGGCTTTCCAGAAAACGCCGCTGGCTTACGACGGCAAGCCGATCCCCGTCACCTTCAGCGCCGGACTGGCGCGCCTGACCTCCGACGAAAACGGTCATGCCCTGGTGATGCGCGCCGATGCTGCCCTGTACGAGGCCAAGCACGCCGGCCGCAACTGCGTCAAAATCGCCGCCGACTAGTTTTACCCCTCCTTAAATTCCGTTCAGCTTGCGTTCAGTCTCCCGCGCGTAGGATGCGTCACATCAGGCCACGCCTGAAATATCCCAACGCAAAAGGAGATGGGCATGAAAACTACCAAACTGGTGCTCGCCGGCTTGACCGCCGCGCTGGTGCTGGCTTCCGGCGCCGCCCTGGCGGAACAGTATTCCGACCGCGCGCGCGTCGTCAGCGCAACGCCGGAATACGACCGCGTCAACGCGCCGCGCCAAGAGTGCTACGACGAATACCAAGCGGCGCAGCCTTATGGCGAGCGTTCCTATGGCGGTTCGGTGATCGGCGGCATTACCGGCGCCCTGGTCGGCAACCAGATCGGCCGCGGCCACGGCAGGGAAGCGGCTACCGCCTTGGGTGCCATTACCGGTGCCATCGTCGGCGACCGTCTGCAGAACCAGAATATCGACGACAACCGGGGGCCGCGCAGCGTGCGCCGCTGCCGCGAAATCGACAACTGGGAGAACCGCCTCGCCGGCTACCGTGTGGTGTACGAATACGGTGGGCACCGCTACGCCACGATGATGCCGAACGACCCCGGCAACTATGTGCGGGTGCGGGTTTCAGTCGATGCTTATGAAGATTAGAATTGACCCATTCTGAGCCAGGGAAACTTCCATGAAACGCCTCGCTTTGCTCTGTGTCCTGTTGCTCCCCCTTTTCGCCACGGCCGGCGAGCACTGGCGGCCGTCCTCGTCCTTCCACCTGGCCGAAGCCGGTCGCGGCCAGCCCCGCATC from Sulfurimicrobium lacus carries:
- a CDS encoding GGDEF domain-containing protein: MSPQNPTDIARAALYQLTEDGLPPTPENYGKYYRKVSGEEAPQEQVDQNTCGPLLTMIRDMLGEASERTGTLASDLQSHNKTIKSSIDDLSQAQEKKRMLQLLGTILTTTTSIHSSVEDAHLDLAATKMALEHIKNELQESRHLMQEDWLTGAQNRRAMDMVLTKEVARAQRSATKLTVAMLDLDYFKRINDEFGHDAGDKLLQHLTLITKAVLREADSLIRYGGEEFLIILPETDINGAQFVMDRLKQAFQKTPLAYDGKPIPVTFSAGLARLTSDENGHALVMRADAALYEAKHAGRNCVKIAAD
- a CDS encoding glycine zipper 2TM domain-containing protein, which translates into the protein MKTTKLVLAGLTAALVLASGAALAEQYSDRARVVSATPEYDRVNAPRQECYDEYQAAQPYGERSYGGSVIGGITGALVGNQIGRGHGREAATALGAITGAIVGDRLQNQNIDDNRGPRSVRRCREIDNWENRLAGYRVVYEYGGHRYATMMPNDPGNYVRVRVSVDAYED